A part of Asterias rubens chromosome 14, eAstRub1.3, whole genome shotgun sequence genomic DNA contains:
- the LOC117299387 gene encoding oxidoreductase HTATIP2-like yields the protein MSPCTCVGQVLVTTVVLIISLIVGYTVLLPVENQQLLDSMASNIDEKMKLFKDKNLTAFIVGHTGEVGKEVVKELARSKIFSKVFLVGRREVKYDDELFKDFSMEQKIVDFDKLDDFADAFKDHSVGICLMGTTKGKAGKEGFKKVDYDYVMNVARLAKAGGCQHFNLMSSTGANKDSSFLYPRIKGQVEAETQELGFERLSIYRPALLLCNRQESRPGEWLAQKLLAPMEYLSPGTMTSPTTTVAKALINTIISQSTQAMEMFDSKSIQRISKPQTVKGKAEAAKQSEPKNEAPETQKEKQPDQE from the exons ATGTCACCGTGCACTTGTGTTGGCCAGGTTCTTGTGACTACTGTCGTGCTAATAATCTCGCTGATTGTTGGATACACAGTTCTACTGCCCGTCGAAAACCAACAACTTCTCGATAG CATGGCTAGTAATATAGATGAAAAGATGAAGCTCTTTAAAGACAAGAACCTGACTGCCTTTATCGTTGGTCATACTGGGGAAGTTGGTAAAGAAGTAGTCAAGGAACTAGCCAGAAGTAAGATCTTCAGTAAAGTCTTTCTGGTTGGGAGGAGAGAAGTCAAGTATGATGACGAACTCTTCAAAGATTTCAGTatg GAGCAGAAGATTGTTGATTTTGACAAGCTGGATGACTTCGCTGATGCTTTTAAAGATCACAGTGTTGGTATCTGCTTAATGGGCACAACTAAAGGCAAAGCTGGCAAG GAAGGATTCAAGAAAGTTGATTATGACTACGTTATGAATGTTGCTCGACTAGCTAAGGCAGGAGGATGTCAACATTTTAACCTGATGTCATCAACCGGTGCTAACAAAGACAGTTCATTCCTCTACCCAAGAATCAAG GGACAAGTTGAAGCAGAAACCCAAGAGCTTGGTTTTGAGAGACTGTCTATCTATAGACCAGC TCTCCTGTTGTGTAATAGACAAGAGAGTCGTCCAGGGGAGTGGTTGGCTCAGAAGCTACTAGCCCCAATGGAGTATCTATCTCCGGGTACTATGACCTCACCTACCACTACAGTAGCCAAGGCCCTCATTAATACCATCATATCACAATCCACTCAAGCAATGGAGATGTTTGATTCTAAGTCTATCCAAAGGATATCCAAGCCTCAAACCGTGAAAGGAAAAGCAGAAGCAGCGAAACAATCAGAGCCTAAAAATGAAGCACCAGAGACCCAGAAAGAGAAACAACCTGACCAAGAGTGA
- the LOC117299349 gene encoding uncharacterized protein LOC117299349 isoform X2 yields MISHTAQRVIGHVNRVCHRPPTAQRVIGHVNRLCHRPPTAQRVIGHVNRVCHRPPTAQRVIGHVNRLCHRPPTAQRVIGHVNRVCHRPPTAQRVIGHVNRVCHRPPTAQRVIGHVNRLCHRPPTAQRVIGHVNRVCHRPPTAQRIIGHVNRVCHTCRPPTAQRVIGHVNRLCHRPPTAQRVIGHVNRLCHRPPTAQRVIGHINRVCHRPPTAQRVIGHVNRLCHRPPTAQRVIGHVNRVCHRPPTAQRVIGHVNRLCLRMEPKGFHFFAGNLTKMYFWFTGCRQVGHRRVKLTFLESLAQQPE; encoded by the exons ATGATCAGTCATACTGCCCAAAGG GTCATAGGCCATGTCAATCGGGTCTGTCATAGGCCCCCTACTGCCCAAAGGGTCATAGGCCATGTCAATCGGCTCTGTCATAGGCCCCCTACTGCCCAAAGGGTCATAG GCCATGTCAATCGGGTCTGTCATAGGCCCCCTACTGCCCAAAGGGTCATAGGCCATGTCAATCGGCTCTGTCATAGGCCCCCTACTGCCCAAAGGGTCATAG GCCATGTCAATCGGGTCTGTCATAGGCCCCCTACTGCCCAAAGGGTCATAGGCCATGTCAATCGGGTCTGTCATAGGCCCCCTACTGCCCAAAGGGTCATAGGCCATGTCAATCGGCTCTGTCATAGGCCCCCTACTGCCCAAAGGGTCATAG GCCATGTCAATCGGGTCTGTCATAGGCCCCCTACTGCCCAAAGGATCATAGGCCATGTCAATCGGGTctgtcatacatgtaggccccCTACTGCCCAAAGGGTCATAGGCCATGTCAATCGGCTCTGTCATAGGCCCCCTACTGCCCAAAGGGTCATAG GCCATGTCAATCGGCTCTGTCATAGGCCCCCTACTGCCCAAAGGGTCATAGGCCATATCAATCGGGTCTGTCATAGGCCCCCTACTGCCCAAAGGGTCATAGGCCATGTCAATCGGCTCTGTCATAGGCCCCCTACTGCCCAAAGGGTCATAG GCCATGTCAATCGGGTCTGTCATAGGCCCCCTACTGCCCAAAGGGTCATTGGCCATGTCAATCGGCTCTGTCTGAGGATGGAACCTAAAGGGTTTCACTtttttgctggaaatttaactaaaatgtatttttggttTACTGGCTGCAGACAGGTAGGCCATCGGAGGGTTAAGCTCACTTTTTTAGAGTCCTTGGCTcaacaaccagaataa
- the LOC117299349 gene encoding uncharacterized protein LOC117299349 isoform X3: protein MISHTAQRVIGHVNRVCHRPPTAQRVIGHVNRLCHRPPTAQRVIGHVNRVCHRPPTAQRVIGHVNRLCHRPPTAQRVIGHVNRVCHRPPTAQRVIGHVNRVCHRPPTAQRVIGHVNRLCHRPPTAQRVIGHVNRVCHRPPTAQRIIGHVNRVCHTCRPPTAQRVIGHVNRLCHRPPTAQRVIGHVNRLCHRPPTAQRVIGHINRVCHRPPTAQRVIGHVNRLCHRPPTAQRVIGHVNRVCHRPPTAQRVIGHVNRLCLRMEPKGFHFFAGNLTKMYFWFTGCRQVGHRRVKLTFLESLAQQPE, encoded by the exons ATGATCAGTCATACTGCCCAAAGGGTCATAG GCCATGTCAATCGGGTCTGTCATAGGCCCCCTACTGCCCAAAGGGTCATAGGCCATGTCAATCGGCTCTGTCATAG GCCCCCTACTGCCCAAAGGGTCATAGGCCATGTCAATCGGGTCTGTCATAGGCCCCCTACTGCCCAAAGGGTCATAGGCCATGTCAATCGGCTCTGTCATAGGCCCCCTACTGCCCAAAGGGTCATAG GCCATGTCAATCGGGTCTGTCATAGGCCCCCTACTGCCCAAAGGGTCATAGGCCATGTCAATCGGGTCTGTCATAGGCCCCCTACTGCCCAAAGGGTCATAGGCCATGTCAATCGGCTCTGTCATAGGCCCCCTACTGCCCAAAGGGTCATAG GCCATGTCAATCGGGTCTGTCATAGGCCCCCTACTGCCCAAAGGATCATAGGCCATGTCAATCGGGTctgtcatacatgtaggccccCTACTGCCCAAAGGGTCATAGGCCATGTCAATCGGCTCTGTCATAGGCCCCCTACTGCCCAAAGGGTCATAG GCCATGTCAATCGGCTCTGTCATAGGCCCCCTACTGCCCAAAGGGTCATAGGCCATATCAATCGGGTCTGTCATAGGCCCCCTACTGCCCAAAGGGTCATAGGCCATGTCAATCGGCTCTGTCATAGGCCCCCTACTGCCCAAAGGGTCATAG GCCATGTCAATCGGGTCTGTCATAGGCCCCCTACTGCCCAAAGGGTCATTGGCCATGTCAATCGGCTCTGTCTGAGGATGGAACCTAAAGGGTTTCACTtttttgctggaaatttaactaaaatgtatttttggttTACTGGCTGCAGACAGGTAGGCCATCGGAGGGTTAAGCTCACTTTTTTAGAGTCCTTGGCTcaacaaccagaataa
- the LOC117299349 gene encoding uncharacterized protein LOC117299349 isoform X1, whose amino-acid sequence MISHTAQRVIGHVNRVCHRPPTAQRVIGHVNRLCHRPPTAQRVIGHVNRVCHRPPTAQRVIGHVNRLCHRPPTAQRVIGHVNRVCHRPPTAQRVIGHVNRVCHRPPTAQRVIGHVNRLCHRPPTAQRVIGHVNRVCHRPPTAQRIIGHVNRVCHTCRPPTAQRVIGHVNRLCHRPPTAQRVIGHVNRLCHRPPTAQRVIGHINRVCHRPPTAQRVIGHVNRLCHRPPTAQRVIGHVNRVCHRPPTAQRVIGHVNRLCLRMEPKGFHFFAGNLTKMYFWFTGCRQVGHRRVKLTFLESLAQQPE is encoded by the exons ATGATCAGTCATACTGCCCAAAGG GTCATAGGCCATGTCAATCGGGTCTGTCATAGGCCCCCTACTGCCCAAAGGGTCATAGGCCATGTCAATCGGCTCTGTCATAG GCCCCCTACTGCCCAAAGGGTCATAGGCCATGTCAATCGGGTCTGTCATAGGCCCCCTACTGCCCAAAGGGTCATAGGCCATGTCAATCGGCTCTGTCATAGGCCCCCTACTGCCCAAAGGGTCATAG GCCATGTCAATCGGGTCTGTCATAGGCCCCCTACTGCCCAAAGGGTCATAGGCCATGTCAATCGGGTCTGTCATAGGCCCCCTACTGCCCAAAGGGTCATAGGCCATGTCAATCGGCTCTGTCATAGGCCCCCTACTGCCCAAAGGGTCATAG GCCATGTCAATCGGGTCTGTCATAGGCCCCCTACTGCCCAAAGGATCATAGGCCATGTCAATCGGGTctgtcatacatgtaggccccCTACTGCCCAAAGGGTCATAGGCCATGTCAATCGGCTCTGTCATAGGCCCCCTACTGCCCAAAGGGTCATAG GCCATGTCAATCGGCTCTGTCATAGGCCCCCTACTGCCCAAAGGGTCATAGGCCATATCAATCGGGTCTGTCATAGGCCCCCTACTGCCCAAAGGGTCATAGGCCATGTCAATCGGCTCTGTCATAGGCCCCCTACTGCCCAAAGGGTCATAG GCCATGTCAATCGGGTCTGTCATAGGCCCCCTACTGCCCAAAGGGTCATTGGCCATGTCAATCGGCTCTGTCTGAGGATGGAACCTAAAGGGTTTCACTtttttgctggaaatttaactaaaatgtatttttggttTACTGGCTGCAGACAGGTAGGCCATCGGAGGGTTAAGCTCACTTTTTTAGAGTCCTTGGCTcaacaaccagaataa